A region of Ornithorhynchus anatinus isolate Pmale09 chromosome 5, mOrnAna1.pri.v4, whole genome shotgun sequence DNA encodes the following proteins:
- the WDR87 gene encoding WD repeat-containing protein 87, which yields MSTASNIVPDWKTLKRLIHEKLEQRTVIPGERRESGKVVLNDRPQVVFQENRFPQPMPPLCFYYSDTFYVVCVSWVRPGRREIQAVVWVQNKEEKRQLEEKTFPVTERPPPVQTLVHTGPHRLLVAYCGDFCLRLFGDHTRALKSLGTVPCPFAISSLCYDPQSGMLLSGIHGALVCWAIEPDGRGLHVAHTVPVSGRESVQGLSSDGPPGALVALCESVARVFARRSQGRLEEVQSFADPACGASLTCCYTCTARGYLYTGNRAGLVQAWPLSRGQRPQRFRAHRAALVCVRSRPEAYTLLTASSDGTVKEWNLSSSRLLRRLDLGEELKQLSFLDASTFFCHTRCGFSLRLLPSFYHLFSVCGSAPRRLRRMPCGAGRARILASTENGLLRFLSPVTGELLALSWPFAALDRAIDWVYAPDREELFVATGTTDVLVLDAGRCPFPAKYLLQTSAKQEDRVLCLAYGRPELGRGLTGLVYCGHWSGVIKVLSQHSCARVEKHMHSAPVLALSTLVGNQPQPSREDALLCSYGADDYVHLSEAVLLEGSLALRPLTSILSSCHLQHLLLLPGSVGAVTESSRLRLWRYRDFLLALEPSQSSGFLETEPLHDGPVISFDFCPALGILATGGADGIIRLWDAQGTQLAELDSEMHFGPLCFANVRGDLLLTFNQSLYLVSCLQLLPDSFLERLASLGLWDEEQEAPRSFLPGFLLSFDTIFVPKYAYRARQLQHYQGLVTLTNRRAIAFDQAVPYVVEEGAEEEEEGGGGFQGTLKPRLRSPQSVRRASQALGSQAADAPPDRRRRPALAQPQLEQGQLERGPQLRLFFGQGRSWLIAPDGYIPNSVIRARLWPEGTPVFLHCGLHCSHRDPDLKVGEWPFPYGTAKATDQMDEAEEGALFALAEAVGGPSGDEERAAPQVPQDPARDILLKLAGAGSCWLEAKLGQVNLDSLVPTLLRLMRQSSDDRYVQCVSTLAQIFAVHQVPPRLRSETARRLLEDTGHPKPLIRVAAWEGLERLGLMSLLFAVPLTRGLLDGDLQVRLKAREIMASTTGIRNRQALQQLLEKRETFRDMQQEQIGEESLDQLLSLRATDLPALLAEVERQLNEDLDLKDRTLGPQISLDISKAAAAPPPPPPQILIPTAPGITMATPQIRQRSKIGRGPGSGVGQAASRARILLQVSQKLEKAKKGPPPEPDESAPKESAEAVAVTPEGEVGTFPEKEVTTDESLQGALAPVGRRPTAVELFHNVFRSRQEGAKVSKISRESTSLLGVRGEDKKVPSVGSRSVAGLPGPTEPEQRGDQDSSSWREDLCRLVNLRVSASLEGLGRDLTAELVNTARRALGGRRLSWHLFQEICPVSLLPSQGPRPEGTVQAGLGKPGTEEAGREEKEGKPPSKREAEVSKREEEKGREISKREEEKERKISKREEIDLAPKGEEFVKKEKTLPTEEQTLTREERTPARKEGEVTVEEKEVARDERSLAREERELAMEEKEMIIEEGRLDRKEREMTWEEREMAREMREMAREEREMAREIREMAKEGKEMAREEKEMVQEERRMIKEESRLAKEEKKLARKEKEMTTEEKEVAKEERALLRLERKRVIDQRELAKKERELAKKAWNLAKEEREMARKEREMARKEKEMSVEEKEMTKEERELSREERKLSRKERSLSREEREMAGEEREMAKEEKEMSMEEKELMKEMRELAIEEKEISMIEKGKTEEKRRLPGKERELTTEESDVSLEDKDESQEREIAKEKKDKFKEEGEEMPMDGKGPTKEERQLPRGEVEMARKERVVLEEEEELPLEKRKSLGKEREVSRKQKEILKKDSREMIQEERMLAKEERKLAKEERRVAGEERELAREEAQMSMEEKEMMQEERKQAREEREMPQEMKEMIQEEKRLTREERELPKEMKEMAHEEKKPSGKEREMPKEIKETTQEEKLAREERELSTEMKKMIQEEREPAKEEGILAIEGRKLAREMRVQSRKERKLARDRRKLARNQRKLSRDQRQQSRDKRKLSKEDWEMIGEERKPGREEKQMTREKREMAKEEREIPTEMKEMIPEERELAREERKMPQEMQEIIQEERTLAREISEVTDEERKPAVEDRVASIDERQLTGERGEMAREEMEMAREETEMAREETEMAREEMEMPREMEEITPEVRKLAEEGQEMTSEERKPAMEVKVIARGEKQLTREEKQVTRGEKQVTRKEKSVTRGEKRVTRGEKQVTRGEKEISIEMQGITQEERKEARRDQEMTSEERKPAVDEKVVARGEKQMTREKRDMPLLKMKELIQEESKLAKEEWEMPQEMQAITQKERKLAREERKVAREERKEAREERKLSRDQRKLSRGERRLATEDWEIKGKESKVVPEEKVIAREEKEIAGEEREMAREEREMAREEREMAREENEMAKKEQIITRKKRDLILKVKKVVSQEREMAREDQEMPQTRQEMVEEADQVASAGSPPLKKEEMEKDRPSHKAREAGLFKAELQKFLRRWKKWRKRMRRARRVETILEEEEPIEEARESSLTEDSQSEEKSEEEDALSEEAESMYPDEAEGEGAFSGEDEVGGEGGPSQLERLMELLREQIMGPLVSQTRDAQREVAKRKLEVEGKRWSSLKRLPETVEKKAPRVSFRFPEAAGEAGAPEKRRHRRLGLFPNEPPEPPRRRKAPELKDHMQMPRTLTPKEAKEARKWAWFTQLEQILTESWTPSLEDTPPKPPTHLELNGVKTAYRRLWEARGLSRSRFLRFCQLLSEPSGSELRRLLQLAHLQDIVARCGPSSDGGPSHAPEKPARVPGPRGPRGRWTLPVLPPIRRKEIPQTPAKGPGAQGLPVQLKTIPGPWKKLALLPRQARRPQARGARLPKGSGPAQRFPQAPAVPRSASVQEERLNWETFLALYQVLLAMRARCGEDSPIWLAQFNHLLDLYRLKSPRLRTLLQRLLRAQDRPRRDFVVDAAREARDLAPGERLLWKVLCGCPRPPPRPPAFEQVLPLPWRNNVHTIRPKGDAHWGILKLSWRSLASTLPTEGLPQFPTPRPSEWRRPQRKPRLSDTPKVPGKRWEEGAGGGGQPQPLGPHHHHVNSNPDRAQPALLVIPE from the exons ATGTCGACGGCCAGCAATATTGTTCCTGACTGGAAGACTCTGAAACGCCTCATCCATGAGAAACTGGAGCAGAGGACG GTGATCCCAGGAGAGAGACGGGAAAGCGGTAAGGTGGTGCTGAATGACCGGCCCCAAGTGGTCTTCCAGGAGAACCGCTTCCCCCAGCCCATGCCCCCCCTCTGCTTCTACTACTCCGACACCTTCTACGTCGTGTGCGTCTCGTGGGTGCGGCCAGGACGCAGGGAAATCCAG gcgGTGGTGTGGGTGCAGAACAAAGAAGAGAAGCGGCAGTTGGAGGAGAAGACTTTCCCCGTGACGGAGCGGCCGCCCCCGGTCCAGACCCTGGTGCACACGGGCCCCCACCGTCTGCTGGTCGCCTACTGCGGCGACTTCTGCCTGCGCCTCTTCGGGGACCACACCCGGGCGCTCAAGTCCCTGGGCACCGTGCCCTGCCCCTTCGCCATCAGCAGCCTGTGCTACGACCCACAGAGCGGCATGCTGCTGTCGGGCATCCACGGGGCGCTGGTGTGCTGGGCCATCGAGCCGGATGGCCGGGGCCTGCACGTGGCCCACACGGTGCCCGTGTCCGGCCGGGAGTCGGTGCAGGGCCTGAGCTCGGACGGGCCCCCGGGGGCCCTGGTGGCCCTGTGTGAGAGCGTGGCCCGGGTCTTCGCCCGACGGAGCCAGGGCCGGCTAGAGGAGGTCCAGAGTTTCGCCGACCCGGCCTGCGGGGCCTCCCTGACCTGCTGCTACACCTGCACCGCCCGAGGCTACCTGTACACGGGCAACCGGGCCGGGCTggtgcaggcctggcccctgagCCGCGGCCAGCGGCCGCAGCGCTTCCGGGCCCACAGAGCGGCCTTGGTGTGCGTGCGCAGCCGGCCCGAGGCCTACACCCTGCTGACGGCCAGCAGCGACGGCACGGTCAAGGAGTGGAACCTGAGCTCCAGTCGACTGCTGCGCCGGCTGGACCTGGGCGAGGAGCTGAAGCAGCTCTCCTTCCTGGACGCCTCCACCTTCTTCTGCCACACGCGCTGCGGCTTCTCCCTGCGCCTTCTGCCCAGCTTCTATCACCTGTTCAGCGTCTGCGGGTCGGCCCCCCGGCGGCTGCGGCGGATGCcctgcggggccgggcgggcccgcATCCTGGCCTCCACTGAGAACGGGCTGCTCCGCTTCCTGTCCCCGGTCACCGGGGAGCTCCTGGCCCTCAGCTGGCCCTTCGCCGCCCTGGACCGGGCCATCGACTGGGTCTACGCCCCCGACCGGGAGGAGCTCTTCGTGGCCACGGGCACCACCGACGTGCTGGTGCTGGACGCCGGCCGCTGCCCCTTCCCGGCCAAGTACCTGCTGCAGACGTCCGCCAAACAGGAGGACCGGGTGCTCTGCCTGGCCTACGGGCGGCCggagctgggccgggggctgACCGGCCTGGTCTACTGTGGCCACTGGAGCGGGGTGATCAAGGTCCTGTCCCAGCACAGCTGCGCCCGCGTGGAGAAGCACATGCACTCGGCGCCGGTGCTGGCCCTGTCGACCCTGGTGGGCAACCAGCCGCAGCCCTCGCGCGAGGACGCCCTGCTCTGCTCCTACGGCGCCGACGACTACGTGCACCTGTCCGAGGCCGTGCTCCTGGAGGGCAGCCTGGCCCTGCGGCCCCTCACCAGCATCCTGAGCAGCTGCCACCTGCAGCACCTGCTCCTGCTGCCCGGCTCCGTCGGGGCCGTGACCGAGAGCAGCCGCCTGCGCCTCTGGCGCTACCGCGACTTCCTGTTGGCCTTGGAGCCGAGCCAGAGCTCGGGCTTCCTGGAGACGGAGCCCCTGCACGACGGGCCCGTCATCTCCTTCGACTTCTGCCCGGCCCTGGGCATCCTGGCCACGGGGGGGGCCGACGGGATCATCCGCCTCTGGGACGCCCAGGGCACCCAGCTGGCCGAGCTGGACTCGGAGATGCACTTCGGGCCGCTCTGCTTCGCCAACGTCCGCGGCGACCTGCTGCTCACCTTCAACCAGAGCCTCTACCTGGTCTCCTGCCTACAGCTGCTCCCCGACTCCTTTCTGGAGCGGCTGGCCAGCCTGGGACTCTGGGATGAGGAACAAGAGGCCCCGCGGTCCTTCCTGCCCGGCTTCCTGCTCTCCTTCGACACCATCTTCGTGCCCAAGTACGCCTACCGGGCCCGCCAGCTGCAGCACTACCAGGGGCTGGTGACCCTGACCAACCGGCGGGCCATCGCCTTCGACCAGGCCGTGCCCTACGtcgtggaggagggggcggaggaggaggaggaaggtgggggcggCTTCCAGGGGACGCTGAAGCCCCGGCTCAGGTCCCCGCAGTCGGTCCGGCGGGCCAGCCAGGCCCTCGGCTCCCAGGCCGCCGATGCTCCTCCGGACCGCCGTCGGCGCCcggccctggcccagccccagctcGAGCAGGGCCAGCTGGAGCGGGGCCCGCAGCTCCGCCTCTTCTTCGGCCAGGGCCGCTCCTGGCTCATCGCCCCCGACGGCTACATCCCCAACTCGGTCATTCGGGCCCGGCTCTGGCCCGAGGGCACCCCGGTCTTCCTGCACTGTGGCCTGCACTGCTCCCATAGGGACCCCGACTTGAAGGTGGGCGAGTGGCCCTTCCCCTACGGCACGGCCAAGGCCACCGACCAGATGGacgaggcggaggagggggcgttATTCGCGTTGGCGGAGGCTGTGGGGGGCCCGAGCGGCGACGAGGAGCGGGCCGCCCCCCAGGTACCCCAGGACCCAGCCCGCGACATCCTGCTGAAGTTGGCCGGGGCGGGGAGCTGCTGGCTGGAGGCCAAGCTGGGCCAGGTGAACCTGGACAGCCTGGTGCCCACGCTCCTCCGCCTCATGAGGCAGAGCTCCGACGATCGCTACGTCCAGTGCGTCAGCACGCTGGCCCAGATCTTCGCCGTCCACCAGGTGCCGCCGCGGCTGCGCTCCGAGACGGCCCGTCGCCTGCTGGAGGACACGGGCCACCCCAAGCCCCTCATCCGCGTGGCTGCCTGGGAGGGGCTGGAGCGGCTGGGCCTCATGAGCCTCCTCTTTGCCGTCCCGCTGACCCGAGGGCTGCTGGACGGCGACCTGCAGGTGCGCCTCAAGGCCCGGGAGATCATGGCCTCGACCACCGGCATCCGCAACCGCCAGGCCCTGCAGCAGCTGCTGGAGAAGCGCGAAACCTTCCGGGATATGCA GCAGGAGCAGATCGGGGAGGAGTCCCTGGACCAGCTGCTGAGTCTGCGGGCCACGGACCTCCCGGCCCTGCTGGCCGAGGTGGAGCGGCAGCTCAATGAAGACCTGGACCTGAAGGACAGGACACTGGGACCACAGATCAGCCTCGATATCTCgaaggccgccgccgcccccccgcccccaccgccgcaGATCCTCATCCCCACGGCCCCAGGCATCACCATGGCCACTCCCCAGATCCGCCAGCGCTCCAAGATTGGCAGAGGGCCAGGCTCTGGAGTGGGCCAGGCAGCAAGCAGAG CCAGGATCCTGCTGCAGGTCTCCCAGAAGCTGGAGAAGGCGAAAAAAGGGCCCCCGCCCGAGCCAGATGAGTCCGCCCCGAAGGAGAGTGCAGAGGCGGTGGCCGTGACACCCGAGGGAGAGGTCGGGACCTTCCCGGAGAAAGAGGTGACCACAGACGAGAGTCTGCAGGGGGCGCTGGCCCCTGTGGGCCGGAGGCCCACAGCCGTGGAATTGTTCCATAACGTGTTCAGGTCCCGGCAAGAGGGCGCCAAAGTCTCGAAAATCTCAAGGGAGAGCACCAGCCTGTTGGGCGTCCGAGGGGAAGACAAAAAAGTACCCAGTGTGGGTAGCCGGAGTGTCGCTGGCCTGCCCGGGCCCACCGAGCCCGAACAAAGGGGTGACCAGGATAGCAGCTCGTGGAGGGAGGATCTCTGCCGGCTGGTGAACCTCCGTGTGTCGGCGTCCCTCGAGGGCCTGGGCCGGGACCTGACCGCGGAGCTGGTGAACACGGCTCGAAGGGCGTTAGGGGGCCGGAGGCTCAGCtggcacctcttccaagagatctgCCCTGTCTCCCTGCTGCCCAGCCAGGGACCCCGGCCAGAAGGCACCGTCCAGGCCGGGCTAGGGAAACCGGGGacagaggaagcagggagagaggagaaggaagggaagcccCCCagtaagagggaggcagaagtttccaagagagaagaagaaaagggaagggaaatttccaagagggaggaggaaaaggaaaggaagatttCCAAGAGGGAGGAAATTGACCTTGCCCCCAAAGGGGAAGAATTCGTCAAGAAAGAGAAGACATTGCCCACTGAGGAACAGACATTAACCCGGGAAGAGAGAACACCGgccaggaaagagggggaggtgactgtggaggaaaaggaagtggCAAGAGATGAGAGGAGCCtggccagagaggagagagaactggccatggaagagaaagagatgatcatagaagaggggaggctggatagaaaagagagggaaatgacctgggaagagagggagatggccagggaaatgagggagatggccagggaagagagggaaatggcCAGGGAAATAAGGGAGATGgccaaggaagggaaagaaatggccagggaagagaaagagatggtcCAGGAAGAGAGAAGAATGATCAAGGAAGAGAGTAGGCTGGCCAAGGAAGAGAAGAAGCTggccagaaaagagaaggaaatgacCACGGAGGAAAAAGAGGTGGCCAAAGAAGAGAGAGCACTACTCAGGCTAGAGAGAAAAAGGGTCATAGACCAGAGGGAGTTGgccaaaaaggaaagagaattaGCCAAAAAAGCGTGGAATTTggccaaggaggagagagaaatggccaggaaagagagggaaatggccaggaaagagaaggaaatgtccgtggaggaaaaagaaatgactaaagaggagagagaactgtccagggaagagaggaaactaTCCAGGAAAGAGAGGTCACTgtccagggaagagagggaaatggctggggaagagagggaaatggctaaggaagagaaggaaatgtcCATGGAGGAAAAAGAactgatgaaggaaatgagggagCTGGCCATTGAAGAGAAGGAAATTTCCATGATAGAAAAAGGAaagactgaggaaaagagaaggctgcccgggaaggagagagaactgacCACAGAGGAGAGTGACGTGTCATTGGAAGACAAGGATGAGAGCCAAGAGAGGGAAATCGCCAAGGAAAAGAAGGACAAGTTCAAAGAAGAAGGTGAGGAAATGCCAATGGACGGAAAAGGGCCGACCAAAGAAGAAAGGCAGCTGCCCCGGGGAGAGGTGGAAATGGCAAGAAAAGAGAGGGTTGTTCtcgaggaagaggaagaattgcCCCTCGAAAAGAGGAAGTCgttgggaaaagaaagggaggtcTCCAGGAAACAGAAGGAAATTCTCAAGAAAGACTCAAGGGAAATGATCCAAGAGGAGAGGATGTTGGCCAAGGAAGAAAGGAAGCTggcaaaggaagagaggagagtggctggagaagagagagagctggCCAGGGAAGAGGCTCAAATGtccatggaagaaaaggaaatgatgcaggaagagagaaagcaggccagggaagagagggaaatgccCCAAGAAATGAAGGAAATGATACAAGAAGAGAAGAGACTGACCCGAGAAGAGAGAGAACTacccaaagaaatgaaggaaatggCCCATGAAGAGAAGAAACCGagcgggaaagagagagaaatgcctAAAGAAATAAAGGAAACAACCCAAGAAGAGAAACTGGCTCGGGAAGAGAGGGAATTGTCCacagaaatgaagaaaatgattcAAGAGGAGAGGGAACCGGCCAAAGAAGAGGGGATACTGGCCATAGAAGGGAGAAAACTAGCCAGGGAAATGAGAGTGCAgagcaggaaagagaggaaattGGCCAGGGATAGGAGAAAACTGGCTAGGAATCAGAGGAAACTATCTAGGGATCAGAGACAACAGTCCAGGGATAAGAGGAAACTGTCCAAGGAAGACTGGGAGATGATCGGTGAAGAGAGGAAACCcggcagagaagagaagcaaatgaccagagaaaagagagaaatggccaaggaagagagggaaatacCCACAGAGATGAAGGAAATGATCCCAGAAGAGAGGGAACTggccagggaagagaggaaaatgccCCAAGAAATGCAGGAAATTATCCAAGAGGAGAGGACACTGGCCAGGGAAATTTCAGAAGTGACCGATGAAGAGAGGAAACCGGCCGTGGAAGACAGAGTAGCATCCATAGACGAGAGGCAATTGaccggggaaaggggggaaatggccagggaagagatggaaatggccagggaagagacagaaatggccagggaagagacagaaatggccagggaagagatggaaatgcccagagaaatggaggaaaTTACTCCAGAAGTGAGGAAACTGGCCGAGGAAGGTCAAGAAATGACTAGTGAAGAGAGGAAACCTGCCATGGAAGTGAAAGTGATTGCCAGAGGAGAGAAGCAACtgaccagagaagagaagcaagtgaccagaggagagaagcaagtgaccagaaaagagaagtcagtgaccagaggagagaagcgagtgaccagaggagagaagcaagtgaccagaggagagaaggaaatatcCATAGAAATGCAGGGAATCACtcaagaagagaggaaagaggccagGAGAGATCAGGAAATGACCAGTGAAGAGAGAAAACCTGCCGTGGATGAGAAAGTAGTGGCTAGAGGAGAGAAGCAAATGACCAGAGAAAAGAGGGACATGCCCCTTCTGAAAATGAAGGAACTGATCCAAGAGGAGAGCAAATTGGCCAAGGAAGAGTGGGAAATGCCCCAAGAAATGCAGGCAATTACCCAAAAAGAGAGGAAACTGGCCCGAGAAGAGAGGAAAGTggccagggaagagaggaaagaggccagagaagagaggaaactGTCCAGGGATCAGAGGAAACTGTCCAGGGGTGAGAGGAGACTGGCCACGGAAGACTGGGaaataaaagggaaagagagtaaaGTGGTCCCGGAAGAGAAGGTGATagccagagaagagaaggaaattgctggggaagagagggaaatggccagggaagagagggaaatggccagggaagagagggaaatggcCAGAGAAGAGAATGAAATGGCCAAAAAAGAGCAGATAATCACTAGGAAAAAAAGGGACTTGATCCTCAAAGTGAAGAAAGTAGTCAGCCAAGAGAGGGAAATGGCTAGGGAAGACCAAGAAATGCCCCAGACGAGGCAGGAAATGGTGGAGGAAGCAGACCAAGTAGCCAGTGCAGGGAGTCCCCCCttgaagaaagaggaaatggaaaaggacaggccaagtCACAAGGCCAGAGAGGCTGGGCTGTTCAAGGCGGAGTTGCAGAAGTTTCTGAGGCGCTGGAAGAAGTGGAGGAAGCGGATGAGGCGGGCTCGAAGGGTGGAGACCATCCTTGAAGAGGAGGAGCCAATCGAGGAAGCCAGAGAGTCGTCCCTGACCGAGGATAGTCAATCAGAAGAAAAGTCTGAGGAAGAGGACGCCTTGTCCGAGGAAGCGGAGAGCATGTACCCAgacgaggcagagggagaaggggccttCTCTGGGGAAGACGAGGTGGGCGGTGAGGGGGGCCCATCCCAGCTGGAACGCCTCATGGAGTTACTGAGGGAACAGATAATGGGGCCCTTGGTGAGCCAGACCAGGGATGCGCAAAGGGAAGTGGCGAAACGCAAGCTGGAAGTGGAGGGCAAGCGCTGGTCTTCCCTGAAAAGGCTGCCGGAAACAGTCGAGAAGAAAGCCCCAAGAGTCTCGTTCAGGTTCCCCGAAGCAGCCGGAGAAGCCGGGGCCCCCGAGAAGCGAAGGCACCGGCGCCTGGGATTGTTCCCCAAtgagcccccggagccccccaggCGCCGGAAGGCTCCCGAGCTGAAGGACCACATGCAGATGCCCAGGACGTTGACGCCCAAGGAGGCGAAAGAAGCCCGGAAGTGGGCCTGGTTCACCCAGCTCGAGCAAATCCTCACCGAGTCCTGGACCCCATCCCTGGAGGATACCCCACCCAAGCCCCCCACCCACCTGGAGCTGAACGGGGTGAAAACGGCCTACCGCCGCCTCTGGGAAGCCCGGGGCCTCAGCCGGAGTCGCTTCCTCCGCTTCTGCCAACTACTTTCCGAGCCCTCCGGGAGCGAGCTCCGCAGGCTGCTCCAGCTGGCCCACCTGCAGGACATCGTGGCCCGCTGCGGGCCCTCGAGCGATGGCGGCCCCTCCCACGCCCCGGAGAAGCCCGCCAGAGTCCCAGGACCGAGGGGACCCAGAGGTCGGTGGACCCTGCCGGTGCTCCCGCCCATCAGGAGGAAAGAAATTCCTCAAACGCCTGCAAAGGGCCCGGGGGCCCAGGGGCTACCAGTACAACTCAAGACCATCCCCGGGCCCTGGAAGAAGCTGGCCCTGCTCCCGCGGCAGGCTCGCCGGCCCCAGGCTCGCGGCGCCCGGCTGCCGAAGGGCAGCGGCCCTGCCCAGCGGTTCCCTCAGGCCCCCGCGGTCCCACGCTCTGCCTCG